CGCGGACGCGCCCAGCAGGGCGACCACCGACAGGCGCAGCAGGAAGTTGCAATACGGAAGACGACGTTGCGAAATGCTCATGGTTTTCTCCTTGGGGGCCGGCGGTGGTCCGCCGTTCGGATGTGCTGCGGGTTCGCTGCTGGATTCGCTATTCAGGTCACGGTCCTGTCCGCCGCCGGCGATGGGCCGGCGCCAAGCATTTCGTCGTACACGTCGCGGCGCCGGTCGCGCAGCACGTGGTTGAAGGCGTTGAGCTGGCGCGCGCGGCGCGCGGCCTTCAGGTCCACCGCCGCGACCAGGATCTCTTCCCGGTCGTGGCTGGCCGGCCCCGCCACCGTCCAGCCCTGCGCGCCCACGATCAGGCTGCGGCCGACGAAGGGCTGGCCGCGCTCGATGCCCACGCGGTCGGCGCAGGCCACGGTCAGGCCGTTGCTGTGAGCGCCGGCGATCGCCAGCGCGTGCGCCATCGCCGGGCCGTCAGGCGTCTGCCCCGGCATCGGCACCCAGTTGGTGGGCACGGCCACGATGTCCGCGCCGCGCATCGCCAGCAGCCGGTAGACCTCGGGGAACCAGCCGTCGTAGCAGATGGCCACGCCCAGCCGGCCGAACTCGGTGTGGAACACCGGCAGGCCCAGGTCGCCCGGTTCGAAATACAGGTTCTCGTCGCCCCACAGGTGCAGCTTGCGGTAGGTGCCCAGATAGCCTTGCGGGCCGGCGACCAGCGCAGAGTTGTAGAGCCGGCCGCCGTCGCGCTCGGCGATGCCAGCCACCAGATGGATGCCCAGCCGTTGCGCCAGCGCGATCCAGGCGCGCGCGCTGGGGCCGTCCGGCACTGTCTCGGCCAGCGCGTAGGCTTCCTCGCGGCTTTCGAACATGTAACCGGTATTGGCCAGCTCGGGCAGCACCACCAGCCGCGCGCCCTGGGCGGCGGCCTGTTCGACCAGCGCCCCGGCGCGCGCCACGTTGGCGGCGACCTCGCCCATCGCCGGGGCCATCTGCACGCAGGCGATCCGCAAATCGGCGGCGGGCGGATGCTGCGGGGAAGACTCTTGCATGCCATCTCCTTCATTTCTGGAACAGAACGCGACGCACGATCCGACGACGAAAACAAAAAGCCCCCGACCACGCGTTGCGTGCATATCGGGGGCTTTCATAGCCAGAAGGTGAATTCAGGCGGCAATCATTGCCGCGGGTACCGCCACTGCCGGCGCGCCGTGCGCGCCGCGGTCGAAGCTGACCTTGGCTCGCATGATAGAAAGGCCGGCGGCGGCGCGGCAATAAGAGATTTCCCGGACAAATCGTCTCGAAATGACACCACTACCGGCATCGCCGGCGTTACTATCGCGCTCCGGAAAATTCCGCGGACCGCGCCTTGCCCGCGCGCCGCGCCTGGACGATCGCGCACGCAGGGGGCTCATGCGCGACGGCTTCCGGTGTCCTTCGGCCCCCGGGAGCAACAATCGATGACGCATGACCTGCATGGCAAGCAACGATGGTGGGCGCTGATGGTGCTCTGCCTGGGCGTGTTGATGATCGTCCTGGACACCACCATCGTCAACGTCGCCCTGCCCTCGATCCGCGAAGACCTGCAATTCACCGAGACCGCGCTGGTCTGGGTGGTCAACGCCTACATGCTGACCTTCGGCGGCTTCCTGCTGCTGGGCGGACGGCTGGGCGACCTGTACGGCTCGCGCCGCATGTTCCTGGCCGGCCTGACGCTGTTCACCGCCGCGTCGCTGGCCTGTGGACTGGCCCAGGGGCAAACGCTGCTGATCGTCGCGCGCGCCGCGCAAGGCCTGGGCGGCGCCGTGGTCTCGGCGGTGTCGCTGTCGCTGATCATGAACCTCTTCACCGAGCCGGGCGAACGCGCCCGCGCCATGGGCGTGTACGGCTTCGTCTGCGCCGGCGGCGGCAGCATCGGCGTGCTGCTGGGCGGCCTCCTGACCAGCGCGCTGAGCTGGCACTGGATCTTCCTGGTCAACATCCCGATCGGCGTGCTGGTCTACGCGCTGTGCCTGCGGCTGCTGCCGGCGTCCCGGCCCGCTCCGGCCGGCACCCGGCTGGACGCGGGCGGCGCGCTGACCGTGACGGCCTCGCTGCTGCTGGCGGTCTATGCGGTGGTCAACGGCAACGAGGCCGGCTGGACCTCGGCGCAGTCGCTGTCGCTGCTGGGCGCGGCGGCGCTGTTGATGGCGCTGTTCCTGGCGATCGAGGCGCGCTCGTCCGACCCGCTGATGCCGCTGTCCATGTTCCGCCTGCGCAACCTGGCCACCGCCAACGTCGTGGCGGTGCTGTGGGCCGCCGCGATGTTCGCGTGGTTCTTCGTGTCGGCGCTCTACATGCAGCGCGTGCTGGGCTATGACGCCATGCAGGTGGGCTTGGCCTTCCTGCCCGGCAACCTGATCATGGCGGTGTTCTCGCTGGGCCTGTCGGCCAAGCTGGTGATGCGCTTCGGCATCCGCGGGCCGCTGGCCTGGGGGCTGGCGCTGGCGGCCCTGGGGCTGGCGCTGTTCGCGCGCGCGCCCATCGACGGCAGCTTCACGCTCGACGTGCTGCCTGCGATGGTGCTGCTGGGGCTGGGCGCGGGCGTGGCCTTCAATCCCATGCTGCTGGCCGCCATGAGCGACGTCGAGCCGTCGCGCTCCGGCCTGGCCTCGGGCCTGGTCAACACCGCCTTCATGATGGGCGGCGCGCTGGGACTGGCGGCGCTGGCCAGCCTGGCCGCCGCGCGCAGCGCTGGGCTGGCGGCGGCCGGGGCCGCCCCGCAGGCCGCATTGAACGGCGGCTACCAGGCCACCTTCCTGGCCGGCGCCCTCATCGCCGGCGTCGCGGCGCTGCTCAGCGCCGCGCTGGTGCGCACGCGCAACCATGAGCTGGCGCGGCCGGCCGGCGACACGCCGCCCATGCACTAAGGCGAGGCGGGCGTGGCGTCGCCGCCACGCCCGGCCGGACTTTGCAGAGCTTGACGGTCCGGCGCGGATGGGCTTGCGCTAATCTGGCTGCGCCACCACAGCCAGGCAGCCTCCTCATGACCTTTCTCGCAAGCGCCAACCTGCTGCGCCGCCGCGACGGCCACGAAGCCCGCGTCACCTTCGTCGAGCTGTTCTTCGACCTGGTGTACGTCTTCGCGGTCACCCAGATCTCCCACAGCCTGCTGCACGACCTGACCCTGATGGGCGCGCTGCACGCGCTGGTCTTGTGGTTCGCCGTGTGGCTGGGCTGGCAGTACACCTGCTGGGTCACGAACTGGTTCGACCCCGACGCCGTGCCCATGCGCGTGATGCTGTTCGCCGTGATGCTGGCCGGCCTGGTCTCGGGTGCCGCCCTGCCCGGCGCCTTCGGCGCCACCGGGCTGGTGTTCGCCATCAGCTACGTGGTGATCCAGGTGGGCCGCACGCTGTTCATCGTGCTGCACCTGGGGCCGTCGCATCCGCTCTCGCCCAACTTTCGCCGCATGCTGGCCTGGCTGTGCGTGTCGGCGGTCCTGTGGATCGCCGGCGGCCTGTCGCAGGACGACACGCGGCTGGCGCTGTGGGCGCTGGCGGTGGCCTGCGAATACCTGTCGCCCATGATCGGCTTCCGCTTCCCCGGCCTGGGCCGTTCCGCCACGCGCGAATGGACCATCGAGGGCGGCCACCTGGCCGAGCGCTGTCAGCTCTTCGTCATCGTGGCGCTGGGCGAGACCTTGCTGATCACCGGCGCCACGCTGGCTGGCCTGGACAACTGGCACGCGCCGGCGCTGATCGCGCTGCTGGCCGCCTTCCTCGGCACCGCCGCGATGTGGTGGGTGTACTTCGACACCAGCAGCCATGACGGCACCGAGGCCATCGTGCATTCGGACGATCCGGGCCGCATCGGCGCCTGGTTCCACTACGTGCACGTGATCCTGATCGCCGGCGTGATCGTCTCCGCCGTGGCCAACGAACTGGTCATCCTGCATCCGGACGGCCGCATCGCCATGCCGGCCGCCGCCGCGCTGATCGGCGGCCCGGCGCTATACCTCGCCGGCAACGGCATCTACAAGACCGTGGTCTACGGCCGCTTCCCCTTGTCGCACGTGGTCGGCCTGTTGCTGCTGGCCGTGCTGGCGCCCATCGCCTTCGTCACCGACAACCTGATGGTGGGCGGCCTGACCACGCTGATCATGATCCTGGTGGCGGCCTGGGAAAGCGTGGCGCGGCGCAAGGCTCGCGCCGCCGCCCCGCACTGAGCCGGGGCGCGCGCCCCGATCAGCCGGCCGCGGGCCGCTGCGAGAACACCTCGCGCATGGCCTCGGCCGCCCGCTGCATCACCGGCACGGCGCGCAGCAGATCATCCAGCATCACCCGCGCCGTCGGCGCATGGCAGGCCACGGCCGCCACCACGCGGTCTTCCTCGTCGCGCACCGGTACCGCCACCGCGCTCATGCCGCGCACGAACTCCTCGTTGTCGATGCCGATGCCGCGCGCGGCCAGGCGCTCCAGCTCTTCCTCCAGCTGCTCGGGCCGGGTCAGCGTGCGCGGCGTGTTGCGCGTGAGCGGCAGCCGAGCCACCACGCGCGCGCGTTCCAGCCGGCTCATCGAGGCCAGGAACAGCTTGCCGCTGGCGGTGCAGTGCATGGGCACGTGGCGGCCCACCGCGAAGATCAGCCGCAACGGCTCGGCGGTTTCGACGCGCTCCATGTAGATGACGCGGTCGCCGTCCGGCGCGGTCAGGTTGCAGGTCTCTCCCAGCGTGCCGGCCAGCTGCGCCAGCACCGCGCGGCAGGCGCGCGTGTAGGCCGAGGCGCGCAGCGTGGCCAGCGCCAGCGCGCCGGCCTGCGGCCCCGGCACGTAGCCGCGCTCGACCGGCGTGGCGGCGACGAAGCCGGCGCGCTGCA
The Achromobacter sp. AONIH1 DNA segment above includes these coding regions:
- a CDS encoding DHA2 family efflux MFS transporter permease subunit — protein: MTHDLHGKQRWWALMVLCLGVLMIVLDTTIVNVALPSIREDLQFTETALVWVVNAYMLTFGGFLLLGGRLGDLYGSRRMFLAGLTLFTAASLACGLAQGQTLLIVARAAQGLGGAVVSAVSLSLIMNLFTEPGERARAMGVYGFVCAGGGSIGVLLGGLLTSALSWHWIFLVNIPIGVLVYALCLRLLPASRPAPAGTRLDAGGALTVTASLLLAVYAVVNGNEAGWTSAQSLSLLGAAALLMALFLAIEARSSDPLMPLSMFRLRNLATANVVAVLWAAAMFAWFFVSALYMQRVLGYDAMQVGLAFLPGNLIMAVFSLGLSAKLVMRFGIRGPLAWGLALAALGLALFARAPIDGSFTLDVLPAMVLLGLGAGVAFNPMLLAAMSDVEPSRSGLASGLVNTAFMMGGALGLAALASLAAARSAGLAAAGAAPQAALNGGYQATFLAGALIAGVAALLSAALVRTRNHELARPAGDTPPMH
- a CDS encoding IclR family transcriptional regulator — encoded protein: MEQNMGLRFQNRSAASRDGADGGIQDGRDEDAGSRLEEARSLRALHVLDHLARAQHPPTLAQLAQRLAMPKTTLMRLLAAMQRAGFVAATPVERGYVPGPQAGALALATLRASAYTRACRAVLAQLAGTLGETCNLTAPDGDRVIYMERVETAEPLRLIFAVGRHVPMHCTASGKLFLASMSRLERARVVARLPLTRNTPRTLTRPEQLEEELERLAARGIGIDNEEFVRGMSAVAVPVRDEEDRVVAAVACHAPTARVMLDDLLRAVPVMQRAAEAMREVFSQRPAAG
- a CDS encoding low temperature requirement protein A, encoding MTFLASANLLRRRDGHEARVTFVELFFDLVYVFAVTQISHSLLHDLTLMGALHALVLWFAVWLGWQYTCWVTNWFDPDAVPMRVMLFAVMLAGLVSGAALPGAFGATGLVFAISYVVIQVGRTLFIVLHLGPSHPLSPNFRRMLAWLCVSAVLWIAGGLSQDDTRLALWALAVACEYLSPMIGFRFPGLGRSATREWTIEGGHLAERCQLFVIVALGETLLITGATLAGLDNWHAPALIALLAAFLGTAAMWWVYFDTSSHDGTEAIVHSDDPGRIGAWFHYVHVILIAGVIVSAVANELVILHPDGRIAMPAAAALIGGPALYLAGNGIYKTVVYGRFPLSHVVGLLLLAVLAPIAFVTDNLMVGGLTTLIMILVAAWESVARRKARAAAPH
- a CDS encoding nitrilase family protein → MQESSPQHPPAADLRIACVQMAPAMGEVAANVARAGALVEQAAAQGARLVVLPELANTGYMFESREEAYALAETVPDGPSARAWIALAQRLGIHLVAGIAERDGGRLYNSALVAGPQGYLGTYRKLHLWGDENLYFEPGDLGLPVFHTEFGRLGVAICYDGWFPEVYRLLAMRGADIVAVPTNWVPMPGQTPDGPAMAHALAIAGAHSNGLTVACADRVGIERGQPFVGRSLIVGAQGWTVAGPASHDREEILVAAVDLKAARRARQLNAFNHVLRDRRRDVYDEMLGAGPSPAADRTVT